Proteins found in one Microbacterium sp. LWS13-1.2 genomic segment:
- a CDS encoding molybdopterin-dependent oxidoreductase — translation MAATRPAGRAPAPLTWVAGVAAVLLGAGLGELTAIVVSPSSSPVAAIGAALIDVAPPWAKDTAIALFGTADKIALVVGIALAMLVLAALAGWLQARRPPWGVVVIAAFGITGAIVAATRPGAGALAWLPALIAGAVGAVALWLLIRLLQPAPADPAPADPAPADPAPADPAPADPAPAEPAPAEPAAPIAAPASDVPAASPPSRRAFFAWAGAAAAAGILATVVGVRGATSATVAAVRRAVRLPQPAVAASAVPAGAELDIAGLADVVTPNDRFYRIDTALIVPEVDPADWRLRVHGMVANEFELTWDELLALPLEESWTTLACVSNEVGGTLIGNARWLGYPLRELLARARPTADADMVLSRSIDGFTASTPLDALTDERNAILAVGMNGAPLPTEHGFPVRMVVPGLYGYVSATKWVVDLEVTRFDRATAYWTTRGWSERGPIKLQSRIDVPRRGQGLKAGEVVVAGVAWQQQVGVEGVEVRIDEGEWMPAALATAISDDTWVQWSFPWTATTGDHVIECRATSKAGEVQTEKTAPPAPDGATGWHWRTVSVFD, via the coding sequence ATGGCAGCGACCCGACCGGCGGGACGCGCCCCGGCCCCGCTGACGTGGGTCGCGGGCGTGGCTGCCGTGCTGCTCGGGGCGGGGCTCGGCGAGTTGACGGCCATCGTCGTCAGCCCCTCTTCCAGCCCCGTGGCCGCGATCGGCGCCGCCCTCATCGACGTCGCGCCGCCGTGGGCGAAAGACACCGCGATCGCCCTGTTCGGCACAGCCGACAAGATCGCGCTCGTGGTCGGCATCGCCCTCGCGATGCTGGTCCTCGCCGCGCTCGCCGGCTGGCTCCAGGCACGCCGTCCGCCGTGGGGCGTCGTCGTGATCGCCGCCTTCGGCATCACCGGCGCGATCGTCGCGGCGACGCGACCCGGCGCCGGCGCACTCGCGTGGCTGCCGGCACTCATCGCAGGTGCGGTGGGCGCCGTCGCGCTCTGGCTGCTGATCCGGCTGCTCCAGCCGGCCCCGGCCGACCCTGCACCGGCCGACCCTGCACCGGCCGACCCGGCACCGGCCGACCCTGCACCGGCCGACCCGGCACCGGCCGAGCCTGCACCGGCCGAACCCGCAGCGCCCATTGCCGCTCCCGCCTCGGACGTGCCCGCCGCCTCGCCGCCCAGCCGGCGCGCGTTCTTCGCATGGGCGGGTGCCGCCGCGGCAGCCGGCATCCTCGCGACGGTGGTCGGCGTGCGAGGTGCGACGTCGGCGACGGTCGCCGCCGTCCGGCGGGCGGTGAGGCTGCCGCAGCCGGCGGTCGCGGCATCCGCCGTCCCCGCCGGCGCGGAGCTCGACATCGCCGGCCTCGCCGATGTCGTCACGCCCAACGACCGGTTCTACCGCATCGACACCGCCCTCATCGTGCCCGAGGTCGACCCCGCGGACTGGCGCCTGCGCGTGCACGGCATGGTGGCGAACGAGTTCGAACTGACGTGGGACGAGCTGCTGGCACTGCCGCTCGAGGAGTCGTGGACCACGCTCGCGTGCGTCTCGAACGAGGTCGGCGGCACCCTGATCGGCAACGCGCGGTGGCTGGGCTACCCGCTCCGCGAGCTGCTCGCCCGTGCTCGCCCCACCGCGGACGCCGACATGGTGCTGTCTCGCTCGATCGACGGGTTCACGGCATCCACCCCGCTGGACGCCCTCACCGACGAACGCAACGCGATCCTCGCCGTCGGCATGAACGGCGCCCCGCTGCCGACGGAGCACGGCTTCCCGGTGCGCATGGTGGTGCCGGGGCTGTACGGCTACGTGTCGGCGACGAAGTGGGTCGTCGATCTCGAGGTCACGCGCTTCGACCGCGCGACCGCGTACTGGACGACGCGCGGCTGGTCGGAGCGCGGACCGATCAAGCTGCAGTCGCGCATCGACGTGCCGCGTCGCGGCCAGGGGCTGAAGGCCGGGGAGGTGGTCGTCGCGGGCGTGGCGTGGCAGCAGCAGGTGGGCGTCGAGGGCGTCGAGGTGCGCATCGACGAGGGCGAGTGGATGCCGGCGGCCCTCGCGACGGCCATCTCGGACGACACGTGGGTGCAGTGGAGCTTCCCCTGGACGGCGACGACGGGTGACCACGTCATCGAATGCCGCGCGACGAGCAAGGCCGGAGAGGTGCAGACCGAGAAGACGGCGCCCCCCGCCCCGGACGGGGCCACCGGCTGGCACTGGCGCACGGTGTCGGTCTTCGACTGA
- a CDS encoding serine hydrolase domain-containing protein has translation MSGYGAAFDWARRHVEAGRLPTAVLGVATADGVVALDAFGTTDGRPARADAPYWLFSITKVLTGLTAARAIERGLLTTETPLAAAVPEFASGREDVVRLRHLVSHTSGIREPTLDPAAGLHAALRAPGRDFAAGAASRYSTVAFQGIAELVRHATGQDWDADIATSAPDLGANGFTLDPSVDPHTVVDAERLGLDMRGFASHRIPGPRREAPPPPRRRASPRTRVHHRRRTRRSPGCTLRVCDGPRRTKGSRPRRCPTPPRPVPWATSPRRAPRPQRRHVKAPAHGIRRG, from the coding sequence GTGAGCGGCTACGGGGCGGCGTTCGACTGGGCGCGGCGTCATGTCGAGGCGGGGCGTCTGCCGACCGCCGTGCTCGGCGTCGCGACAGCGGACGGGGTCGTCGCGCTCGACGCGTTCGGGACCACCGACGGCCGGCCGGCACGGGCAGACGCCCCGTACTGGCTGTTCTCCATCACCAAGGTGCTGACGGGCCTGACCGCGGCGCGCGCGATCGAGCGCGGGCTGCTCACTACTGAGACGCCGCTCGCCGCAGCCGTTCCCGAGTTCGCGAGCGGGCGTGAGGACGTGGTGCGCCTGCGTCACCTCGTGAGCCACACGTCCGGCATCCGGGAGCCGACGCTCGACCCGGCAGCGGGACTTCACGCCGCGCTGCGCGCGCCCGGACGCGACTTCGCCGCCGGCGCCGCCTCGCGGTACTCGACCGTGGCGTTCCAGGGCATCGCCGAACTGGTACGGCATGCGACCGGTCAGGACTGGGATGCCGACATCGCGACGTCGGCTCCTGATCTTGGCGCGAACGGGTTCACGCTGGATCCCTCCGTCGACCCGCACACCGTGGTCGACGCGGAGCGTCTCGGGCTCGACATGCGCGGATTCGCGAGCCACCGCATTCCCGGACCACGGCGCGAGGCACCCCCGCCTCCGCGGCGGCGCGCATCGCCCCGAACGCGAGTTCATCATCGGCGGCGAACACGGCGGTCACCGGGGTGCACGCTTCGAGTGTGCGACGGACCACGCCGTACGAAGGGGTCTCGCCCTCGTCGGTGCCCCACACCACCCCGTCCGGTGCCATGGGCCACTTCACCGAGAAGGGCTCCTCGGCCGCAGCGGCGCCATGTCAAGGCCCCGGCGCACGGCATCCGTCGGGGTTAA
- a CDS encoding circularly permuted type 2 ATP-grasp protein, translated as MGDLFDGYGSTLAPRKTPSGVPAFDEMFGNPAHPGAPAESREAYRELYQALAQMTQEELRGRTDSLASSYLAQGVTFDFAGEERPFPLDAVPRVITFDEWSRIEAGVKQRVRALEAFLDDAYGHQYCVRDEVLPAGLIASSQYFYRQAAGIHSANGVRIQVSGIDLIRDEHGEMRVLEDNVRVPSGVSYVISNRRVMAQTLPELFVSMRVRPVGDYPNKLLAALRASAPAGIEDPNVVVLTPGVYNSAYFEHTLLARLMGVELVEGRDLLCIGGKVFMRTTRGPKRVDVIYRRVDDEFLDPLQFRADSMLGAPGLMLAARLGNVTIANAVGNGVADDKLLYTYVPDLIRYYLAEEPILKNVDTWRLEDPNALEEVLDRLDELVVKPVDGSGGKGLVVGPDASPAELEKLRHSLRADPRGWIAQPVVMLSTIPTLVEDGMRPRHADLRPFAVNDGEDVWVLPGGLTRVALPEGQLVVNSSQGGGSKDTWIVGGSAPGKVEYGHGRGMPELVADQASTVTAAVPIIYDAQTEPTHSPHDRPRSRVEQQEQQQQQQQAAVEGVSSPIARSATGIPVVERGSAGDRDETRRASEDTTC; from the coding sequence ATGGGTGATCTGTTCGACGGCTACGGGTCCACGCTCGCGCCGCGCAAGACGCCCTCGGGGGTTCCCGCGTTCGACGAGATGTTCGGAAACCCGGCGCACCCGGGTGCGCCGGCCGAGTCGCGCGAGGCCTATCGAGAGCTCTACCAGGCGCTCGCGCAGATGACTCAGGAGGAGCTGCGCGGACGCACCGATTCGCTCGCGAGCTCGTATCTCGCGCAGGGCGTGACGTTCGACTTCGCAGGGGAGGAGCGTCCCTTCCCGCTGGATGCCGTGCCCCGCGTGATCACGTTCGACGAGTGGTCGCGCATCGAGGCCGGTGTGAAGCAGCGCGTGCGCGCGCTCGAGGCCTTCCTCGACGACGCCTACGGGCATCAGTACTGCGTGCGCGACGAGGTGCTGCCCGCCGGGCTGATCGCGAGCTCGCAGTACTTCTACCGCCAGGCCGCCGGCATCCACTCCGCCAACGGCGTGCGCATCCAGGTGTCGGGCATCGATCTCATCCGCGACGAGCACGGCGAGATGCGCGTGCTCGAAGACAACGTGCGCGTGCCGTCGGGCGTCAGCTACGTCATCTCGAACCGGCGTGTCATGGCGCAGACCCTTCCCGAGCTCTTCGTCTCGATGCGGGTGCGCCCGGTCGGCGACTACCCGAACAAGCTGCTCGCGGCGCTGCGCGCCTCGGCGCCCGCCGGCATCGAGGACCCGAACGTCGTCGTGCTCACGCCCGGCGTCTACAACTCCGCCTACTTCGAGCACACGCTGCTCGCGCGACTCATGGGCGTCGAGCTCGTCGAGGGCCGCGACCTGCTGTGCATCGGCGGCAAGGTGTTCATGCGCACCACCCGCGGCCCCAAGCGCGTCGACGTGATCTATCGACGTGTCGACGACGAGTTCCTCGATCCGCTGCAGTTCCGCGCCGACTCGATGCTCGGCGCACCGGGACTCATGCTGGCGGCGCGGCTCGGCAACGTCACCATCGCGAACGCGGTGGGCAACGGCGTCGCCGACGACAAGCTGCTGTACACGTACGTGCCCGACCTCATCCGCTACTACCTGGCGGAGGAGCCGATCCTCAAGAACGTCGACACGTGGCGGCTCGAAGACCCGAACGCCCTCGAAGAGGTGCTCGACCGGCTCGACGAGCTGGTGGTGAAGCCGGTCGACGGCTCGGGCGGCAAGGGGCTGGTCGTCGGACCGGATGCCTCGCCCGCCGAGCTCGAGAAGCTCCGGCACAGCCTGCGCGCCGACCCCCGCGGCTGGATCGCTCAGCCCGTGGTCATGCTGTCGACGATCCCCACCCTCGTGGAGGACGGCATGCGACCGCGCCACGCCGACCTGCGGCCCTTCGCGGTCAACGACGGAGAAGACGTCTGGGTGCTCCCCGGAGGCCTGACCCGCGTCGCCCTGCCGGAAGGTCAGCTCGTCGTCAATTCCAGCCAGGGCGGCGGCTCGAAGGACACGTGGATCGTCGGCGGCTCCGCGCCCGGAAAGGTCGAGTACGGCCACGGCCGCGGCATGCCCGAACTCGTCGCCGACCAGGCGTCGACGGTGACCGCCGCGGTGCCGATCATCTACGACGCCCAGACCGAGCCCACCCACTCGCCGCACGACCGGCCCCGCTCCCGCGTCGAGCAGCAGGAGCAGCAGCAACAGCAGCAGCAGGCCGCGGTCGAGGGCGTTTCGTCTCCCATCGCCCGCTCAGCGACCGGGATTCCGGTCGTCGAGCGAGGGAGCGCCGGCGACCGGGACGAAACGCGTCGAGCTTCCGAGGACACGACATGCTGA
- a CDS encoding rhamnulokinase family protein — MTGGIVAAVDLGATSGRVMLGYVGDGMLRLEQVARFPNGPVTGPDGGLHWDFTALYRHILDGLAEAFRREPGIASIGIDSWAVDYGLVHGDELLGEPFHYRDERTARGVEIVHRDAPFEELYRRNGLQFLPFNTLYQYAVEPALADAEASLLIPDLVAFLLTGTRVAERTNASTTGLVDVRTGEWDLELAARLGIPASVLPTLVDPGAVLGTLHGEVRERIGAPLEVIAVGSHDTASAVVAVPLSTPDAAYISCGTWGLVGVELDEPVVSDAAREANFTNEGGVDGRVRFLHNVTGLWLLSEAVRTWEAENGASIDLPALLDAAAAVTGDIPLFDADDPRLSAPGDMPARITAVLDEAGATVPATREAFARTIVESIAQAFADAVATAARLTGRDIDVIHIVGGGALNRLLCQATADRSGLPVLAGPVEATALGNVLVQARAHGWFGPDATLEDLRRAVAASVSPERYEPRA, encoded by the coding sequence ATGACCGGCGGGATCGTCGCGGCCGTCGACCTGGGTGCGACCAGCGGGCGCGTCATGCTCGGGTACGTGGGCGACGGGATGCTGCGCCTCGAGCAGGTCGCCCGGTTCCCGAACGGTCCCGTCACCGGCCCCGACGGCGGGCTGCACTGGGACTTCACGGCGCTGTACCGCCACATCCTCGACGGGCTCGCGGAGGCGTTCCGGCGCGAGCCGGGCATCGCGAGCATCGGCATCGACTCGTGGGCGGTCGACTACGGGCTCGTGCACGGCGACGAGCTGCTCGGCGAGCCGTTCCACTACCGCGACGAGCGCACCGCCCGCGGGGTCGAGATCGTCCACCGCGATGCCCCGTTCGAGGAGCTCTACCGCCGCAACGGCCTGCAGTTCCTCCCCTTCAACACGCTGTACCAGTACGCCGTGGAGCCCGCGCTGGCAGATGCGGAGGCATCGCTGCTCATCCCCGACCTCGTCGCATTCCTCCTCACCGGGACCCGCGTGGCCGAGCGCACGAATGCCTCGACCACCGGGCTGGTCGATGTCCGCACCGGCGAGTGGGACCTCGAGCTCGCGGCACGACTCGGCATTCCGGCATCCGTCCTGCCAACGCTCGTCGACCCGGGCGCCGTGCTCGGCACCCTCCACGGCGAGGTTCGCGAGCGCATCGGCGCACCTCTCGAGGTGATCGCGGTCGGCTCGCACGACACGGCTTCCGCGGTGGTGGCGGTGCCGCTCAGCACTCCCGACGCCGCCTACATCTCGTGCGGCACCTGGGGCCTTGTCGGCGTCGAGCTCGACGAGCCCGTCGTGAGCGACGCGGCCCGCGAGGCGAACTTCACGAACGAGGGCGGCGTCGACGGACGCGTCCGGTTCCTGCACAACGTGACGGGGCTGTGGCTGCTGAGCGAGGCCGTCCGCACGTGGGAGGCCGAGAACGGGGCGTCGATCGATCTTCCGGCATTGCTGGATGCCGCGGCCGCCGTCACCGGTGACATCCCGCTGTTCGACGCCGACGATCCGCGCCTGTCGGCACCGGGCGACATGCCCGCCCGCATCACAGCGGTCCTCGACGAGGCCGGCGCAACGGTGCCGGCGACCCGGGAGGCGTTCGCACGGACGATCGTGGAGAGCATCGCGCAGGCGTTCGCCGACGCCGTCGCCACCGCCGCCCGGCTCACCGGCCGCGACATCGACGTCATCCACATCGTCGGCGGCGGAGCGCTCAACCGGCTGCTCTGCCAGGCGACCGCCGACCGCTCGGGGCTTCCCGTGCTGGCGGGACCGGTCGAGGCGACCGCGCTCGGCAACGTCCTCGTGCAGGCGCGCGCGCACGGCTGGTTCGGCCCCGACGCGACCCTCGAGGACCTGCGCCGCGCGGTCGCGGCATCCGTGTCTCCCGAGCGGTACGAGCCGCGCGCGTGA
- a CDS encoding NAD(P)-dependent alcohol dehydrogenase, with amino-acid sequence MSDPRPSTLRTDTMPAWTQHRYGEADAIARETVDVPAPGRGEALLKLRATGLNNGDIRVMRGEPLLVRLAFGLRRPRQPVRGMDAAATVVAIGDGVTQVAVGDEVVGELPGGGGLARYALSPAARLVPRPPALDAVVAAALPIAGGTAWQALERGGAASGHRVLVIGASGGVGTFAVQLAVLRGAEVWALCGEQNRDLVEGLGATRTFDYRRVQPGSPELEDGSFDVVVDIAGTAPLRVLQRLVRDGGRVVLVSGEGGRLLGPMGRILGASLRSIGSRRPLRPLAATAKPDVLAELIALAAAGSLRPVIERTFPFPAAPAALAHVAAGHTVGKVVVTAA; translated from the coding sequence ATGTCCGATCCCCGTCCCTCGACGCTGCGCACCGACACGATGCCCGCGTGGACCCAGCACCGCTACGGCGAGGCCGACGCCATCGCCCGGGAGACGGTCGACGTCCCCGCACCCGGACGCGGCGAGGCCCTGCTGAAGCTTCGCGCGACCGGCCTCAACAACGGCGACATCCGCGTGATGCGCGGCGAGCCGCTCCTCGTGCGTCTCGCGTTCGGCCTGCGCCGGCCGCGTCAGCCGGTGCGGGGGATGGATGCCGCGGCCACCGTGGTCGCGATCGGCGACGGTGTGACGCAGGTGGCCGTCGGCGATGAGGTCGTGGGGGAGCTGCCCGGCGGCGGCGGGCTCGCACGCTACGCGCTGTCACCGGCCGCTCGGCTCGTGCCCCGCCCTCCCGCTCTCGACGCCGTCGTCGCGGCGGCACTCCCGATCGCGGGCGGGACCGCGTGGCAGGCGCTCGAGCGCGGCGGCGCGGCATCCGGTCATCGCGTGCTGGTGATCGGAGCCTCGGGAGGCGTCGGCACGTTCGCCGTGCAGCTCGCGGTCCTGCGCGGCGCCGAGGTCTGGGCGCTGTGCGGTGAGCAGAACCGTGACCTCGTCGAAGGATTGGGCGCGACGCGCACCTTCGACTATCGCCGCGTGCAGCCCGGTTCGCCGGAGCTCGAGGACGGCTCGTTCGACGTGGTCGTCGACATCGCCGGCACCGCGCCGCTGCGTGTGCTGCAGCGCCTCGTGCGCGACGGCGGCCGGGTCGTGCTCGTGTCGGGGGAGGGCGGTCGCCTGCTGGGGCCGATGGGGCGGATCCTGGGCGCCTCTCTGCGCTCGATCGGCTCGCGACGGCCGCTTCGCCCGCTCGCGGCGACCGCGAAGCCCGACGTGCTCGCGGAGCTCATTGCACTCGCCGCGGCCGGGTCGCTGCGCCCCGTCATCGAGCGGACGTTCCCGTTCCCCGCCGCGCCCGCCGCGCTCGCCCACGTCGCCGCCGGGCACACGGTCGGGAAGGTCGTGGTGACGGCGGCCTGA
- the rocD gene encoding ornithine--oxo-acid transaminase yields MTATSPSVDAAMSQIIAAEEEHVAHNYHPLPVVISRGEGAWVTDVEGKRYLDLLSAYSALNFGHGHPALLAAAQEQLNRLTLTSRAYHNDRLGPFAAALAALCGKDLVLPMNTGAEAVETGIKVARAWGYRVKGVAPDAARIVVAHGNFHGRTTTIVGFSDDPQARADFGPFTPGFVSVPFGDAAVIDAAITADTVAVLIEPIQGEAGVVVPPEGYLRAVREICTRRGVLLIADEIQSGLGRVGETFACDREGVVPDVYLLGKALGGGILPVSAVVADRDVLGVIHPGEHGSTFGGNPLAAAVGLRVVEMLQTGEFQRRAKLLGEHLESKLQALIGHGVTEIRVAGLWAGVDIDPAVGTGREIAERLIGRGVLVKDTHGQTIRIAPPLVIRGTELDWAVEQLRVVLSA; encoded by the coding sequence ATGACCGCCACTTCACCCTCCGTCGACGCGGCGATGAGCCAGATCATCGCCGCCGAAGAGGAGCACGTCGCGCACAACTACCACCCGCTGCCCGTGGTGATCTCCCGCGGGGAGGGCGCGTGGGTGACCGATGTCGAAGGCAAGCGCTACCTCGACCTGCTGTCGGCCTACTCGGCGCTCAACTTCGGTCACGGGCATCCGGCGCTGCTCGCCGCGGCGCAGGAGCAGCTGAACCGCCTCACGCTCACCAGCCGCGCGTATCACAACGATCGCCTGGGGCCGTTCGCGGCCGCACTCGCCGCGCTGTGCGGCAAGGATCTCGTGCTGCCCATGAACACGGGCGCAGAGGCGGTCGAGACCGGCATCAAGGTCGCACGTGCGTGGGGCTATCGCGTGAAGGGCGTGGCGCCGGATGCCGCGCGCATCGTCGTCGCCCACGGCAACTTCCACGGCCGCACGACCACGATCGTGGGCTTCAGCGACGACCCGCAGGCGCGGGCCGACTTCGGGCCGTTCACGCCGGGCTTCGTGTCGGTGCCCTTCGGCGACGCCGCCGTCATCGACGCGGCGATCACCGCCGACACGGTCGCCGTGCTCATCGAGCCGATCCAGGGCGAGGCGGGCGTCGTGGTGCCGCCCGAGGGATACCTCCGGGCGGTGCGCGAGATCTGCACACGCCGCGGCGTGCTGCTCATCGCCGACGAGATCCAGTCGGGCCTCGGCCGTGTCGGCGAGACGTTCGCGTGCGACCGCGAAGGCGTCGTGCCCGACGTGTACCTGCTCGGAAAGGCGCTGGGCGGCGGCATCCTTCCCGTCTCGGCGGTCGTCGCCGATCGCGATGTCCTCGGCGTGATCCACCCGGGCGAGCACGGCTCGACCTTCGGCGGGAACCCGCTCGCCGCGGCGGTGGGTCTCCGTGTCGTCGAGATGCTGCAGACCGGCGAGTTCCAGCGGCGCGCCAAGCTCTTGGGCGAGCACCTCGAGTCCAAGCTGCAGGCGCTCATCGGCCATGGCGTGACGGAGATCCGCGTCGCGGGGCTCTGGGCGGGTGTCGACATCGATCCTGCCGTCGGCACCGGCCGCGAGATCGCCGAACGGCTCATCGGCCGCGGAGTGCTCGTCAAGGACACGCACGGCCAGACCATCCGCATCGCACCGCCGCTCGTCATCCGCGGCACCGAGCTGGACTGGGCGGTCGAGCAGCTGCGCGTGGTGCTCTCCGCCTGA
- a CDS encoding alpha-E domain-containing protein, with protein MLSRIAESLFWIGRYIERSDGTARILDVHLQLLLEDPWIDEDTACRSLLSVMGSAPPSGVEHVRREDVLARLAVDRMNPSSIAYALTAARENARRAREIVSTELWETLNTTNARMPRRLQNDRVHEFFQWVRERAALAVGIVDSSTSRDEAWQFFTLGRSIERTDMTARLLATRSLTEASGPSWTTILRSCGAYEAYLRTYRGMPSAGNAAEFLLLDRLFPRSIIYSIQRAEECMSAIDPRADRVGHSNTVLRALGQIRNDLEYRPISEILSELPTHMDRVQTVTREASEAIRGRFFPTQAEPSWIGEIS; from the coding sequence ATGCTGAGTCGCATCGCGGAGAGCCTGTTCTGGATCGGGCGGTACATCGAGCGCAGCGACGGCACGGCGCGCATCCTCGACGTGCACCTGCAGCTGCTGCTCGAAGACCCCTGGATCGACGAGGACACCGCCTGCCGGTCGCTCCTCAGCGTCATGGGCTCCGCCCCGCCGTCGGGAGTGGAGCACGTCCGCCGCGAAGACGTGCTGGCCCGCCTCGCGGTCGATCGCATGAACCCCTCGAGCATCGCCTACGCCCTCACGGCTGCGCGCGAGAACGCCCGCCGCGCGCGGGAGATCGTCTCGACGGAGCTGTGGGAGACGCTCAACACGACGAATGCACGGATGCCGCGGCGCCTGCAGAACGACCGCGTGCACGAGTTCTTCCAGTGGGTGCGCGAGCGCGCGGCGCTCGCCGTCGGCATCGTCGACTCGTCCACCAGTCGCGACGAGGCATGGCAGTTCTTCACGCTCGGACGCAGCATCGAGCGCACCGACATGACCGCGCGCCTGCTGGCGACACGGTCGCTGACCGAGGCATCCGGTCCGTCGTGGACGACGATCCTGCGCTCGTGCGGCGCCTACGAGGCCTACCTGCGCACGTACCGCGGCATGCCGAGCGCCGGCAATGCCGCCGAGTTCCTCCTGCTCGACCGGCTCTTCCCGCGCTCGATCATCTACTCGATCCAGCGCGCCGAGGAGTGCATGAGCGCGATCGACCCGCGCGCCGATCGCGTGGGCCACTCCAACACGGTGCTGCGCGCGCTCGGGCAGATCCGCAACGACCTCGAGTACCGGCCGATCTCCGAGATCCTCAGCGAGCTGCCCACGCACATGGACCGCGTGCAGACCGTCACGCGCGAGGCATCCGAAGCGATCCGCGGCCGGTTCTTCCCGACGCAGGCCGAGCCCAGCTGGATCGGAGAGATCTCATGA
- a CDS encoding transglutaminase family protein codes for MKRLRIEHQTGFSYLGDVTASYNEARMLPGSTDSQFVLNSSLDIEPSTSVNQYVDYFGTRVAAFDVLSPHASLTITARSLVEVRPRPLEHIDLTWDDLARESARSIETVEQLTQTGRTRPHAEVAELARAIAAEHEHPGRAAHAISVAVGDAVEYMHGITGVHSTASEAWEARKGVCQDIAHVTLGALREVGIPARYVSGYLHPRPSAEVGVAVTGESHAWIEWYAGEWQGFDPTNNIEIGDRHVLVGRGRDYGDVPPLRGVYAGPFKSNLHVKVTITREA; via the coding sequence ATGAAACGCCTGCGCATCGAGCACCAGACCGGGTTCAGCTATCTGGGCGACGTGACGGCCTCGTACAACGAGGCGCGCATGCTCCCCGGCTCGACCGACAGTCAGTTCGTGCTGAACTCGTCGCTCGACATCGAGCCGTCGACATCCGTCAACCAGTACGTCGACTACTTCGGCACGCGGGTCGCGGCGTTCGACGTGCTGTCGCCCCACGCGTCTCTCACCATCACCGCGCGCTCGCTGGTCGAGGTGCGTCCGCGACCGCTCGAGCACATCGACCTCACGTGGGACGACCTCGCCCGCGAGTCCGCCCGCTCGATCGAGACCGTCGAGCAGTTGACGCAGACCGGGCGCACCCGCCCGCACGCCGAGGTCGCCGAGCTCGCGCGCGCCATCGCCGCGGAGCACGAGCACCCCGGTCGCGCCGCGCACGCGATCTCGGTCGCGGTGGGCGACGCCGTCGAGTACATGCACGGCATCACGGGCGTGCACTCGACCGCGAGCGAGGCGTGGGAGGCGCGCAAGGGCGTCTGTCAGGACATCGCGCACGTCACCCTCGGGGCGCTCCGCGAGGTCGGCATCCCGGCGCGCTACGTGTCGGGCTACCTGCATCCGCGTCCGTCGGCGGAGGTCGGCGTCGCGGTGACGGGCGAGTCCCACGCCTGGATCGAGTGGTACGCGGGGGAGTGGCAGGGCTTCGACCCCACGAACAACATCGAGATCGGCGACCGGCACGTGCTCGTCGGCCGTGGCCGCGACTACGGCGACGTGCCGCCGCTGCGCGGCGTGTACGCCGGCCCGTTCAAGAGCAACCTGCACGTCAAGGTGACGATCACGCGCGAGGCGTAG
- the ddaH gene encoding dimethylargininase, with amino-acid sequence MCRPEHFIVSYRINPWMEPANPTDTALAVRQWQALYDTYIALGHEVHLIDPIDGLPDMVYTANGGFVIDNVAYGAKFRFQERVPEGPAFMDWFRANGFEVAEPVEVNEGEGDFLLVGDTILAGTGFRSTGDSHRELADVFGKEVVSLNLVDPRFYHLDTAISVLDPVEGTGGVEKANIAYLEQAFDERSQAILAERYPDAIRVADADGAVFGLNSASDGLNVIISPRAKGFEAQLRERGYNPVLVDLSELLLGGGGIKCCTLELRR; translated from the coding sequence ATGTGCCGCCCCGAGCACTTCATCGTGAGCTACCGGATCAACCCGTGGATGGAGCCGGCGAACCCGACCGACACGGCTCTCGCCGTCCGTCAGTGGCAGGCGCTGTACGACACCTACATCGCACTCGGCCACGAGGTGCACCTCATCGACCCCATCGATGGCCTGCCCGACATGGTGTACACCGCCAACGGCGGCTTCGTCATCGACAACGTCGCCTACGGCGCGAAGTTCCGATTCCAGGAGCGTGTGCCCGAGGGCCCGGCGTTCATGGACTGGTTCCGCGCCAACGGCTTCGAGGTCGCCGAGCCCGTCGAGGTCAACGAGGGCGAAGGCGACTTCCTCCTGGTCGGAGACACGATCCTCGCCGGCACCGGCTTCCGCTCGACGGGTGACAGCCACCGCGAACTGGCCGACGTGTTCGGCAAGGAGGTCGTCAGTCTCAACCTCGTCGACCCGCGGTTCTACCACCTCGACACCGCCATCTCGGTGCTCGATCCGGTCGAAGGCACGGGCGGCGTCGAGAAGGCCAACATCGCCTACCTCGAGCAGGCGTTCGATGAGCGCAGCCAGGCGATCCTCGCCGAGCGCTACCCCGACGCGATCCGCGTCGCCGACGCCGATGGCGCCGTGTTCGGGCTCAACTCGGCCAGCGACGGGCTCAATGTCATCATCTCGCCGCGTGCGAAGGGCTTCGAGGCGCAGCTGCGCGAGCGCGGCTACAACCCGGTGCTCGTCGATCTGTCCGAGCTGCTGCTCGGCGGCGGCGGCATCAAGTGCTGCACGCTCGAGCTGCGGCGCTGA